A region of Maridesulfovibrio sp. DNA encodes the following proteins:
- the gyrA gene encoding DNA gyrase subunit A, translating into MSQITIEEELKKSYLEYSLSVIIGRAIPDVRDGLKPVHRRILYAMHELGNTYNRAYKKSARVVGDVIGKYHPHGDSAVYDALVRMAQEFSMRDPLVDGQGNFGSIDGDAAAAMRYTEARMSKLSSEFLADLEKKTVDFRDNYDNSLQEPSVLPTKVPNLLLNGTSGIAVGMATNIPPHNLGELINGTMHLLDNPECEIEDLMDYIKGPDFPTGALCFGGKGLREAYLTGRGSIKIRGVVNIEEKSNGRQSIVITEIPYALNKSSMVEKIAQLVGEGKIEGVSDLRDESDRKGIRVVVDLKKGAIADIIINSLYKFTQLEQSFGINMMAVNANRPQLMNLKQILVAFLEHRREVIIRRTRFDLDKCEKRAHILEGLRIALDNIDEVVRIIRASKNGDDARIALMDRFELSKVQAQAILDMRLQRLTNLEHEKLLEEYAEILKKIEYFKSILANEEVLKGVIRDELVEIKDNYATERKTVLMDQNPDDIDIEDLIPDDDAVITLSRRGYIKRTPLSNYQKQKRGGKGIAGVQTKDGDFIHTFLTTSNHQYLLLFTSKGKMFKIKVHQVPEASRIARGAHIANLLPLEKDETIATAMTMREFEEECFFLFVTKSGMVKRSSIALYRNCRQSGIRAVALKDGDELITVKEVSADSQAVLVTRNGTSIRFSCQDARSMGRVASGVKGIALRPGDEVVSGVVTGEEERVQLLTVSEGGYGKRTDIEQHRLQTRGGKGIISMRVTTKTGKVLGSIMVSPDDEVVLLTSANKIIRMGVKDVSLVGRATQGVRLVRMDDGDQVVGFDLVQEDTSESEGEESAS; encoded by the coding sequence ATGTCTCAAATTACGATTGAAGAAGAGCTTAAGAAATCGTACCTGGAGTACTCCTTAAGCGTAATTATAGGCCGTGCGATCCCTGATGTCAGGGACGGGCTGAAGCCTGTACACAGGCGTATTCTTTACGCCATGCATGAGCTTGGGAACACCTACAACAGGGCTTACAAGAAATCTGCCCGTGTTGTCGGTGACGTAATCGGTAAATATCACCCCCACGGTGACTCTGCTGTTTACGATGCTTTGGTCCGTATGGCGCAGGAATTCTCCATGCGCGACCCGCTTGTTGACGGTCAGGGTAACTTCGGTTCCATTGACGGCGACGCTGCGGCGGCTATGCGTTATACCGAAGCAAGGATGTCCAAACTCAGTTCCGAGTTTCTGGCCGACCTTGAGAAAAAGACTGTCGATTTCCGCGACAACTACGATAACTCCCTGCAGGAACCGTCAGTCCTGCCCACAAAGGTGCCCAACCTGCTGCTGAACGGTACTTCCGGTATTGCGGTCGGTATGGCCACCAATATACCGCCCCACAACCTCGGTGAGCTGATCAATGGTACCATGCATCTGCTTGATAATCCCGAGTGTGAAATTGAAGACTTAATGGACTATATCAAAGGTCCTGACTTTCCTACCGGAGCACTTTGTTTCGGAGGTAAGGGTCTTCGTGAGGCTTATCTGACCGGTCGAGGCTCCATCAAAATTCGCGGTGTTGTGAACATTGAGGAGAAAAGTAACGGCCGCCAGTCAATTGTTATCACCGAGATTCCCTACGCACTGAACAAATCCAGCATGGTTGAGAAAATTGCCCAGCTGGTTGGTGAAGGTAAGATCGAAGGTGTTTCCGACCTGCGTGATGAATCCGACCGAAAAGGTATCCGCGTTGTTGTTGACCTGAAGAAGGGCGCTATCGCGGACATCATCATCAACTCACTGTATAAATTCACACAGCTGGAGCAGAGCTTCGGCATTAACATGATGGCCGTTAATGCCAACCGTCCGCAGCTCATGAACCTGAAGCAGATTCTGGTTGCATTTCTGGAGCACCGCCGCGAAGTCATCATCCGCCGTACCCGCTTCGATCTGGATAAATGCGAAAAGCGTGCTCACATTCTCGAAGGTCTGCGTATCGCACTGGATAACATCGATGAAGTTGTCAGGATTATCCGGGCTTCCAAAAACGGTGATGACGCGCGTATAGCTTTGATGGACCGTTTTGAGCTTTCCAAGGTACAGGCTCAGGCAATCCTTGACATGCGCCTGCAGAGACTGACCAACCTTGAGCATGAAAAGCTGCTTGAAGAGTATGCTGAAATTCTCAAGAAGATTGAATACTTCAAGTCCATCCTTGCCAACGAGGAAGTTCTGAAAGGTGTTATCCGTGACGAGCTGGTTGAGATCAAAGACAATTACGCCACTGAGCGTAAAACCGTGCTCATGGATCAAAACCCCGATGATATCGACATCGAAGATCTGATCCCTGATGACGATGCTGTTATCACCCTTTCCAGACGCGGTTACATCAAGCGTACTCCGCTTTCCAATTACCAGAAGCAGAAACGCGGCGGTAAGGGTATTGCAGGTGTTCAGACCAAGGATGGGGATTTTATCCACACCTTCCTGACCACCTCAAACCATCAATACCTGCTGCTCTTCACTTCCAAGGGTAAGATGTTCAAGATCAAGGTTCATCAGGTTCCTGAAGCAAGCCGCATCGCCCGTGGCGCGCATATCGCCAACCTGCTGCCCCTTGAAAAGGACGAAACCATTGCCACCGCAATGACCATGCGCGAATTTGAAGAGGAATGCTTCTTCCTGTTCGTAACCAAGAGCGGTATGGTTAAACGTTCTTCCATCGCCCTCTACCGTAACTGCCGCCAGTCCGGTATCCGTGCTGTGGCCTTGAAAGACGGTGATGAGCTGATCACAGTAAAAGAAGTCAGTGCCGATTCACAGGCCGTACTGGTCACCAGAAACGGTACTTCCATTCGTTTCAGCTGTCAGGATGCAAGATCTATGGGCCGCGTGGCCAGCGGTGTTAAGGGAATCGCCCTGCGTCCCGGAGACGAGGTTGTTTCCGGAGTTGTGACCGGTGAAGAAGAGCGCGTGCAACTGCTGACTGTATCCGAGGGCGGATACGGTAAACGGACTGATATTGAGCAGCACCGTTTACAGACCCGCGGCGGTAAAGGAATCATCAGCATGAGGGTGACCACCAAGACCGGCAAGGTGCTCGGTTCAATCATGGTTTCCCCTGATGATGAAGTTGTGCTGCTTACCTCCGCCAACAAGATTATCCGTATGGGTGTGAAAGACGTTTCCCTCGTGGGACGCGCTACTCAGGGAGTAAGGCTTGTGCGCATGGATGACGGCGACCAGGTTGTAGGTTTTGACCTTGTTCAGGAAGACACTTCCGAATCCGAAGGTGAAGAATCCGCATCATGA
- a CDS encoding tetratricopeptide repeat protein — MKRCLIIIIASLLLMLQGCDKPDNSKSKVIDKARGNFISGFYADSEKGFERYLQDNPQGEYRLEAWDYLVKIAAEVRHDSDRGAAILEAMYLEFGHNPELAAKLKCQLAEMYIRSGQYKTAVEALEKSLEFPDQPQNQLDSTRTMLAETFRKLRNYDLAIYTYADISKTTENKATRARALFEMAHTLTLIQAWERAESELEKLIKMDGVPEEIQAEAVFVLADIYEHRHDYKRAADLLETIVDTYPNPNVVRYKLDYLKERF, encoded by the coding sequence ATGAAAAGATGTTTGATCATAATTATCGCATCCCTGCTGTTAATGCTGCAGGGGTGCGATAAACCTGACAATAGTAAATCAAAAGTTATAGATAAGGCTCGTGGTAATTTCATCAGCGGGTTTTATGCTGATTCCGAAAAAGGGTTTGAAAGATACCTGCAGGATAATCCGCAAGGTGAATATCGCCTTGAGGCTTGGGATTATCTGGTTAAAATTGCAGCTGAAGTGCGCCATGACAGTGACCGCGGAGCGGCGATTCTGGAAGCCATGTATCTTGAGTTCGGGCATAACCCGGAACTGGCGGCTAAACTTAAGTGCCAACTGGCTGAAATGTATATTCGCAGCGGACAGTATAAGACCGCTGTAGAGGCACTTGAAAAGAGTCTTGAATTTCCCGATCAGCCGCAGAACCAGCTGGATTCAACACGAACCATGTTGGCTGAGACATTCCGCAAACTCAGAAATTATGATCTCGCAATTTACACTTATGCAGATATAAGCAAAACCACTGAGAATAAGGCAACAAGAGCCCGGGCACTATTTGAAATGGCCCACACCCTGACCCTTATCCAAGCTTGGGAACGGGCTGAATCAGAGCTCGAAAAATTGATTAAAATGGACGGCGTTCCTGAAGAAATACAGGCCGAAGCGGTCTTTGTGCTCGCAGATATTTATGAACATCGCCACGATTACAAGCGTGCTGCTGATCTTCTGGAAACAATTGTAGATACTTATCCAAATCCTAACGTGGTTAGGTATAAGCTGGATTATTTGAAGGAAAGATTTTGA
- the ilvD gene encoding dihydroxy-acid dehydratase produces the protein MRSKKMTGGLEKAPHRSLLYALGMSKDEVNRPLIGICNAANEIIPGHVHLNTITRAVKDGVRLAGGVPMEFPAIGVCDGLAMNHAGMRYSLPSREIIADSIEIMATAHPFDALVLIPNCDKIVPGMLMAALRLNIPTIVISGGPMLAGRKDGKKVDLITVFEGVGQVKTGSMTEDELSVLEQSACPTCGSCSGMFTANSMNCLSETIGLALPGNGTIPAVMAERTRLAKAAGAQIMTLLEKDIKPRDIVTEKSLKNAVTMDMALGCSTNTVLHLPAIFNEAGLKLDLTVFDEISRNTPNLCKLSPAGPNHIEDLNAAGGIQGVMAELSKSGRIDLDPMTVTGKTVGENLKELNAGITDHNIVRPIDDPYSKEGGIAVLFGNIAEDGCVVKQSAVAPEMMKRTCNAKVFNSEEEAVEAILGNKIVKGDAVVILYEGPKGGPGMREMLTPTSAIAGMGLGADVALITDGRFSGGTRGAAIGHVSPEAASGGAIGLVQTGDIIEIDIPGRSINVKLDEAELEKRRAEFKPIEKEMPSAFLKRYSQNVTSASTGAIYKK, from the coding sequence ATGAGAAGTAAAAAAATGACAGGAGGGCTGGAAAAAGCCCCGCATCGTTCCCTGCTTTACGCACTGGGCATGTCCAAGGACGAAGTCAACCGTCCGCTGATCGGTATCTGTAATGCTGCCAACGAGATCATTCCCGGCCATGTGCACCTGAACACTATCACCCGTGCGGTTAAAGACGGCGTGCGTCTTGCCGGCGGTGTACCAATGGAATTTCCGGCCATCGGCGTCTGCGACGGTCTGGCCATGAACCATGCCGGTATGCGTTATTCCCTGCCCAGCCGTGAAATCATTGCCGACTCCATTGAGATTATGGCTACAGCGCATCCCTTTGACGCATTGGTACTCATTCCCAACTGTGACAAGATTGTTCCCGGCATGCTCATGGCTGCCCTGAGATTGAACATCCCGACCATCGTTATCAGCGGCGGGCCCATGCTCGCAGGCCGCAAAGACGGCAAAAAGGTCGACCTGATCACCGTATTCGAAGGTGTTGGACAGGTTAAGACCGGCAGTATGACCGAAGACGAACTTTCCGTTCTTGAACAGAGTGCCTGCCCAACCTGCGGTTCCTGTTCCGGCATGTTCACCGCAAACTCCATGAACTGCCTGTCCGAAACTATCGGTCTGGCTCTGCCCGGAAACGGCACAATCCCCGCTGTCATGGCTGAACGTACCCGTCTTGCCAAGGCAGCAGGAGCCCAGATCATGACCCTGCTTGAAAAGGATATCAAACCGCGCGACATCGTTACTGAGAAAAGCCTCAAGAACGCGGTAACCATGGACATGGCTCTCGGCTGCTCCACCAACACAGTGCTGCACCTGCCAGCCATCTTCAATGAAGCAGGACTCAAGCTGGACCTGACTGTTTTCGATGAAATCAGCCGCAATACCCCTAACCTGTGCAAACTTTCACCTGCCGGTCCAAACCATATTGAAGATTTGAACGCGGCTGGCGGCATTCAGGGCGTAATGGCTGAACTTTCCAAATCAGGTCGCATTGACCTTGATCCCATGACCGTTACCGGCAAAACAGTTGGTGAAAACCTCAAAGAACTTAATGCCGGAATCACTGACCACAACATTGTTCGCCCGATTGATGATCCCTATTCCAAAGAAGGCGGCATCGCTGTTCTGTTCGGTAATATTGCTGAAGACGGCTGCGTAGTTAAGCAGTCCGCTGTAGCACCTGAAATGATGAAACGCACCTGCAACGCCAAGGTTTTCAATTCCGAGGAAGAAGCTGTTGAAGCTATCCTCGGCAACAAAATCGTCAAAGGTGATGCCGTTGTAATTCTTTATGAAGGACCTAAGGGCGGACCCGGTATGCGCGAAATGCTGACCCCCACCTCCGCCATTGCTGGGATGGGATTGGGCGCTGATGTAGCTCTGATCACCGACGGAAGATTCTCCGGCGGTACCCGCGGCGCTGCAATAGGTCATGTTTCACCTGAAGCTGCTTCCGGCGGTGCCATCGGGCTTGTCCAGACCGGAGATATAATTGAAATTGATATCCCCGGACGTTCCATTAATGTGAAACTCGATGAAGCTGAACTCGAAAAACGCCGTGCTGAATTCAAACCCATTGAAAAGGAAATGCCTTCCGCATTCCTCAAGCGTTACAGCCAGAATGTAACTTCAGCATCAACCGGTGCTATCTATAAAAAGTAA
- a CDS encoding permease-like cell division protein FtsX, whose amino-acid sequence MLALFFRLIGRGIRDMGLHPWANIFTFVAVTMVSIMAGLFMLTMHNVNQELLKSKGQVEIQVFWNSNTPAEDYKKQWNDLKKIAGLKDIRTFTPENALKQLSESLSDTGDFAWLGESSNPLPPTALLSFSVEQGIENERWAADLLHNLKALPFVDKVHYNPLQIDLARGWISLTESIVWPIIGFLGLIVALVVGNTMRLSLMTRKDEIEILYLVGAKQWFIRLPLLTGGALLGLLGSSTAIGILYAAQQFFTDALNFPPLFMKLTFLPPEQCLILAGTVTIIGMLSSFVAVKN is encoded by the coding sequence ATGTTAGCACTTTTTTTCAGGCTCATCGGGCGCGGTATCCGTGACATGGGACTGCATCCATGGGCCAACATATTTACTTTTGTGGCAGTCACCATGGTTTCAATTATGGCCGGACTGTTCATGCTGACCATGCACAACGTCAATCAGGAACTGCTCAAAAGTAAAGGACAGGTTGAAATCCAGGTTTTCTGGAATTCAAATACTCCGGCTGAAGATTACAAAAAACAGTGGAACGACTTGAAAAAGATTGCCGGGCTTAAGGATATCCGGACATTCACTCCGGAGAATGCCCTTAAACAACTCTCAGAATCCCTCAGCGATACAGGTGATTTTGCATGGCTCGGTGAATCCAGCAATCCGCTGCCCCCAACTGCCTTGCTTTCCTTTTCTGTTGAACAGGGGATTGAAAATGAACGCTGGGCTGCAGATCTGTTGCACAACCTTAAAGCCCTTCCCTTTGTGGACAAGGTGCATTACAATCCCCTGCAGATTGACCTTGCAAGGGGCTGGATAAGCCTGACCGAATCCATAGTCTGGCCCATAATCGGCTTTCTTGGCCTGATAGTCGCTCTGGTTGTCGGAAACACCATGCGCCTCTCGCTTATGACCCGAAAAGACGAAATAGAAATCCTCTATCTCGTGGGTGCCAAGCAATGGTTTATCCGCCTTCCGCTCCTGACCGGAGGGGCACTGCTCGGATTGCTCGGAAGTTCTACTGCTATTGGTATCCTATACGCTGCCCAACAATTTTTCACAGATGCCCTGAACTTTCCGCCGCTATTCATGAAACTGACCTTTCTGCCTCCCGAACAATGCCTTATACTGGCAGGAACCGTCACCATAATCGGAATGCTGAGCAGCTTTGTGGCTGTTAAAAATTAG
- the ftsE gene encoding cell division ATP-binding protein FtsE: MIRLNRLSYNFGSNWALKDISLHIQKGEFIFLTGHSGAGKTTLMRLLYGALPLNRGQASVAGYELNNIKRKQIPMLRRELGVVFQDFKILHERSVYENVSLALTVRSMPKAVVDKRVRAIIRALGLEKKSYSKCGSLSGGEQQRVAIARAMVVNPKLIIADEPTGNLDFELSLHLMDVFKQFHTHGTTVVMATHSREILRCVPDARIIHLEDGQLSEPPEYLTSELCPC, encoded by the coding sequence ATGATCCGGCTGAACCGGCTTTCATACAATTTCGGCTCCAACTGGGCACTGAAGGATATTTCCCTGCATATTCAAAAAGGGGAATTCATCTTCCTGACCGGACATTCCGGTGCCGGGAAGACGACTCTCATGCGTCTTCTGTATGGTGCTCTGCCCCTTAACCGCGGACAGGCAAGTGTTGCAGGATACGAACTGAACAACATCAAGCGCAAACAGATTCCCATGCTGCGCCGTGAACTTGGTGTTGTTTTTCAAGACTTCAAAATCCTTCACGAAAGATCCGTTTATGAAAACGTATCCTTGGCTTTGACTGTACGCAGCATGCCTAAGGCTGTTGTGGACAAACGGGTCCGGGCCATCATCCGTGCCCTTGGCCTTGAAAAAAAAAGTTATTCCAAATGCGGCAGCCTTTCCGGAGGCGAACAGCAGCGTGTAGCCATTGCCCGGGCCATGGTGGTCAATCCCAAATTAATCATAGCCGACGAACCAACCGGAAACCTCGACTTTGAACTGTCCCTGCATTTGATGGATGTCTTCAAACAATTCCATACCCACGGCACCACAGTTGTCATGGCTACCCACAGCCGTGAAATCCTGCGCTGCGTGCCTGATGCCAGAATCATCCACCTTGAAGACGGGCAACTAAGCGAACCTCCGGAATACCTGACCTCGGAGCTTTGCCCATGTTAG
- a CDS encoding pyridoxal phosphate-dependent aminotransferase, whose amino-acid sequence MKISERLMRAKPSATLAVNAKAQELRAQGKEIVSLAVGEPDSPTPKHVCEAMKKAVDDGFHRYTAVPGLPELRTAVANYYGKFYGAKAEAENTIISNGGKHSLYNLFMALIDPGDEVLIPAPYWVSYPAMVELAEGKPVIVPTTAESGFLAEIKDLEAACTDKTRLLILNTPSNPTGGHYPQAQLDEIANWAKSKGIFIVSDEVYDRLVYKPAEYSTLSNFWEKNPEDVAIVGALSKSFAMTGWRVGTTLAHADLVKAMIKIQGQSTSNVNTMAQKAALAAFEGPWDFIDEMTVKFKRRRDLAYDIITSWPGVICTKPDGAFYLFPVLDTFFTEETPDSASMCTKILEEAGVALVPGSAFGDDRCIRFSYAVDDEVLKNSLEKVGKVLMGK is encoded by the coding sequence ATGAAAATTTCTGAAAGACTTATGAGGGCAAAGCCATCGGCAACTTTGGCAGTTAATGCTAAGGCACAGGAACTGCGCGCACAAGGTAAAGAGATCGTAAGCCTCGCAGTCGGCGAACCTGATTCTCCCACACCGAAACACGTCTGTGAAGCCATGAAAAAAGCTGTTGATGACGGATTTCACCGCTATACCGCTGTTCCGGGTCTCCCGGAATTGCGTACGGCTGTTGCCAATTATTACGGAAAATTTTATGGCGCAAAGGCTGAAGCTGAAAACACCATTATCAGCAACGGTGGTAAGCATTCCCTTTATAACCTGTTCATGGCCCTGATTGATCCGGGCGATGAAGTGCTTATTCCTGCTCCTTACTGGGTCAGCTACCCGGCAATGGTTGAGCTGGCTGAAGGTAAGCCGGTAATCGTACCTACAACTGCCGAATCCGGTTTTCTGGCTGAAATCAAGGATCTTGAGGCAGCCTGTACTGATAAAACCAGATTACTTATCCTGAATACCCCTTCCAACCCCACCGGCGGACATTATCCGCAGGCACAGTTGGACGAGATTGCCAATTGGGCCAAGTCCAAGGGTATTTTTATCGTCTCCGATGAGGTTTACGACCGTCTGGTCTACAAGCCTGCAGAGTACTCAACTCTCTCTAACTTCTGGGAAAAGAACCCCGAAGACGTAGCCATTGTCGGCGCACTCTCCAAGAGCTTCGCCATGACCGGCTGGCGTGTGGGTACTACTCTTGCCCATGCTGATCTGGTCAAAGCCATGATCAAGATTCAGGGACAGTCCACATCAAACGTCAACACCATGGCCCAGAAGGCTGCACTTGCCGCTTTCGAAGGTCCGTGGGATTTTATTGATGAAATGACAGTCAAATTCAAACGCCGCCGTGACCTTGCTTATGACATCATCACTTCATGGCCCGGAGTTATCTGCACCAAACCGGACGGTGCATTCTACCTTTTCCCGGTTCTGGATACTTTTTTCACTGAAGAAACCCCGGACTCAGCTTCCATGTGTACCAAGATTCTGGAAGAAGCAGGAGTTGCGCTTGTGCCCGGTTCCGCTTTCGGTGATGACCGTTGTATCCGTTTCTCTTACGCGGTGGATGATGAAGTTCTTAAAAATTCACTGGAAAAAGTCGGCAAAGTGTTGATGGGAAAATAA
- a CDS encoding glucose-6-phosphate isomerase, which yields MAANILDWTDSWYERLDSESHCDSAASIAARFSGEVAEGKLPFCSMPFMASLLHDLDGLEDYVRSFDHMLLLGIGGSALGARALQKAFFPQQDQPGHEGPWLWIADNVCSKTLDAYLKKLPLEKTLVAVVSKSGGTIETISQYFLVRDKLKQDLGDNWNRNLLFVTDKEKGFLREQADEFSVRTLEVPDFLGGRYSVLSAVGLLPAMFMGIDYRSLVEGASAVLSSLASPDLDGGSLGNHPAFKLACWASGLMSEGYNELIFFSYIPQWACFGQWFAQLWAESLGKDGKGSQPLPAVGATDQHSVNQMFLDGPRNKGCLFLTCPSLPDGMAFPDDIPDNFAYLKGKHFGELIHAEGLGTKMALAANKVPLVEMQMGDDSEEAAGRLMGLLMAATIFTGWLIEINPIDQPAVEMGKLLAKARLGADGLQKEKDSLDSFLSTKRLEQDF from the coding sequence ATGGCTGCCAACATTCTTGATTGGACCGACAGCTGGTACGAACGGCTTGACTCTGAATCACATTGTGATTCAGCAGCAAGTATCGCCGCAAGATTCAGCGGAGAAGTGGCTGAAGGTAAATTGCCTTTTTGCTCCATGCCTTTCATGGCTTCTCTGCTTCATGATCTGGACGGTCTTGAAGATTACGTAAGAAGTTTTGATCATATGCTTTTGCTCGGCATAGGAGGCTCCGCCCTCGGTGCAAGAGCATTGCAGAAAGCATTTTTTCCTCAGCAGGACCAGCCCGGGCATGAAGGCCCATGGCTCTGGATTGCTGATAATGTCTGCTCCAAGACACTCGACGCCTACCTGAAAAAACTTCCTCTTGAAAAAACATTGGTTGCTGTTGTTTCCAAATCCGGAGGAACAATTGAAACCATCAGCCAGTATTTTCTTGTCCGCGACAAGCTTAAGCAGGATCTTGGTGATAACTGGAACCGTAATCTCCTTTTTGTAACTGATAAAGAAAAGGGCTTCCTGCGTGAGCAGGCCGATGAATTTTCGGTGCGAACCCTTGAAGTTCCGGATTTTCTGGGCGGAAGGTATTCCGTGCTTTCTGCAGTAGGTTTGCTGCCGGCCATGTTTATGGGTATTGATTACCGGTCCTTGGTCGAAGGAGCATCTGCAGTCCTTTCATCTCTTGCTTCACCGGATCTTGACGGCGGCAGTTTGGGTAATCATCCGGCATTTAAACTGGCCTGCTGGGCTTCCGGCCTGATGTCCGAAGGTTACAACGAGCTGATTTTCTTTTCCTACATCCCGCAATGGGCCTGCTTCGGGCAATGGTTTGCCCAGTTATGGGCCGAAAGCCTTGGTAAGGACGGCAAGGGCAGTCAACCGCTTCCGGCAGTCGGGGCTACGGATCAACATTCCGTGAACCAGATGTTTCTGGACGGACCGCGAAACAAGGGCTGCCTGTTCCTGACCTGTCCTTCCCTTCCGGATGGGATGGCCTTTCCAGATGATATCCCGGATAACTTTGCCTACCTCAAGGGCAAGCATTTTGGCGAACTGATTCATGCTGAAGGTCTTGGAACCAAAATGGCCCTTGCAGCTAACAAAGTCCCGCTGGTTGAAATGCAGATGGGTGATGATTCCGAGGAAGCTGCCGGACGGCTCATGGGGCTGCTCATGGCTGCGACTATTTTTACCGGTTGGCTTATTGAGATTAATCCCATTGACCAGCCTGCTGTAGAGATGGGTAAGCTATTAGCTAAAGCACGCCTCGGTGCCGACGGCCTGCAAAAAGAAAAAGACAGCCTTGATTCATTTCTGAGTACCAAGCGTCTGGAACAGGACTTTTAG